GGAGGCGCTGGCGGTCATGGGCGAGGCCTACGACGCGGTGGCCTGAGCGACTGGCCGAGGCGGTCGCGGCCGACATTCGCGTGCGGAACGTAGAAACGTCTCGCGGTCGTACCTGCGGTCAATGGACCAACTGACGCCGTCGAACGTCCCCACCTACGAGACCAAGGCGGAGGGACGGTCGCTGTGGGACCGCTGCGCAGACCGCGGGCTCCCGGTGGTCGCCGTCCGCGAGGGCGAGCGCGGCTACGTCGTCCGCTACGACCTCCAGCACCTCGACGGCCAGCTCTCCGAGCGAGCCCTCCGGAGGCTCCGCGAACACGTGCGCTCGCTGCGGTCGTACTCCGTCCGCGTCGACCCCGACTCACAGACCGAAGGCGTCGGCGGCGAGACCGGTCACGTCGCGGGCGAACTCCACGCCGAAACGGAGGACGACGCCCGCAGGCTCGCCTCCCACGTCTCCTCGTTCGTCTTCGACGACGACAACCTCGTCTGAGCGGCCACTGCGTCGCGTCTCCACGCGCTACGTAGATTCCCGTCGCCCGTGTAGCGTCTCGTGGACGCCGAGCACCAGCGCCGGCACGACGACCATGAAGATGTGTTCCTCCAGGGGGATGCCGACGAACTCGACGCCGGTTCGCAGCGGGATGGCGAACACGCCGACTTCGAGCGTGTACCAGTCCCAGACGTACGCGAGCGGGTAGACGACGGCGACGGTCACTGCTGTCCGCCGGAGCGCCCCACGGCCGGCCCGGACGAGCAACCCGAGTGCGAACGACCCGAAGACGACCTCCGTCGCGAGGTAGGTGTACGGCCCCAGGACGCCGATGTCGGGGAGCGGGACCGCTGCGAGCGGTTCGACGACGGCCGCGACCCCCAGCACGACTCCGCCGACGGCGCCCCCGAGCGCGAGACGGCCCGAGGCTCGGTCCGTGGGGCCCGCCGCGACCGCGAGCGCGGTCGCGATCCAGACGACCGCGGCGAGGCCGGCGCTCGGCGGGACGACGCCCGCGACGGTCGCCCAGAGCGCGAGGACACCGAGAGCGAAGGTGGCGGCGACGAGCCGCGCCGCGCGGTCGCTGTCCATACCGTCGTATGAGGTCGCACTCACATGAGCGGTCGGGTGCGCTCCCGAGCGTCGTTCGATCCGTGTCACCACCGCGTCGACGTCGGAGCGGGAACGGCGCGAGCAGCGCGGCTCCGAACGCTCGCCGACGCAGTGCCGCCGGACGAGGAGAACGGACGCGTCGTCGCCCGCTTCCCCAGAGAGAGTTCCCCTCCCAGCACCCCCGCCCAGAAGCGGAGGATGAGGGGAACAGAGACCAACTCGGCCAGGCCGAGAAGCAACGGGGTCCCGAACATCGTCCGTCTGAAACGTGCCCCAGGGCCACGTATGCTTTCGGAGTGTCGAGCGGCCGATGCTGGTGTCCGTGATCGACACCGCTGCCGCTTCGGTCCGAGACCTAATCCTGCGAAAGAACGTTGTCGCTCCCGGCCGAACGGGATCCCATGGCGGAGGCAACGCACGCCAGCGAGGAAGTGCCGGTCGTTCGAGCGCTGCTTTCGCAGGTGCACCCAGTGTTCATGCTGCCGCCGCTTTCGGCGTCGCTGTTCGGCGGCGTCTTCGCCGGATCGGTCGACCCGGTAGCCGCGGGGGCACACGTCGCCGCCCTCTTTTTCGCCGTCTACACCGCCCACGTCAAGGACGGCTACGTCGACTTCCACGTCCGCGGCGAGGACGACAGCCATCCCCTCTCGGCGCCGGCCTGCCGGCGTGCGCTCGCCGGATCGACCGTGGGGTTCCTGGGGGCACTGGCAGCAGTCTGGGCGCTCGCGGGACCGGGCGCGGCCGCGCTGACCGCGCCGACGTGGGCGCTGGGATACTTCCACGCCCCGCAGCTGGATACCGACACCGTCGGCGCCACGATGGGCTACCCGACCGGGATCGCGCTCGGACTGCTCGGCGGGTTCTACGTCCAGGCCGGCCGGCTCACGCCCGCCGTCGTCGGGCTCGCCGGCGTCTTCCTCCTGTTTCTCTCGGGAATCAAAGTGATCGACGACGCCCAGGACTTCGAGTACGACCGCTCGATCGACAAGCGAACGGTCGCGGTCGTGCTCGGCGAACGCGGCGCCTACCGGGCCGCGTACGCGCTCATGGCGACGGGGATGGTCGCCGTCGTCGCGCTGGCGCTGGGGCTCCGTGCGATCCCGCCCACCGCCGGACTGGCCGCGGTCGTCTTCGGCGCGGTCGCGCTACTCGCTCGTCGCGCCGACCCGGAACTCGCGACCATGCTGCTCATCCGCGGCTCCTACCTCTTCCTCGCCGTCCTCGTCGCAGCGGTGTGGTTCCGACCGCTGAGCTGAGCGGAGTGGATCGACGGCCGACCAACCGCGTTCGTTCGACCGGTCGCGCTCGACCGGAGTAGGCACCGGATACGCTCTCCGCGGACCGCCACCGATTTAGGGTCGGACGCGGTACCTTAGTGGCGGTATGGACGACCTCCGAACCGGACTCTCGTACGGCGACGTTCTGCTGGTTCCCCAGCGGTCGCCCGTCGACAGCCGAAGCGACGTCGACCTCTCGACGCGGCTGACCGACGACGTCGAACTCGACACCCCCCTACTGTCGGCCCCCATGGACACCGTGACGGGCCCCGACGCGGCGATCGCGATCGGCCGTGCCGGCGGGTTCGGCACGATCCACCGGTTCATGACCGTCGACGAACAGGCCGCCGCCGTCGAACGCGTGGTCGACGCCGACCAGCAGGTCGGCGCCGCCGTCGGCATCGCCGAGGACGCCGTCGCCCGCACGGCCGCCCTCGTCGACGCCGGCGTCGACTGCGTGATGGTCGACGTGGCCCACGGCCACCTCGACCGCTGTCTCGACACGGTCGAACGCCTCCGCGCGGAGTTCCCCGA
This DNA window, taken from Halosimplex litoreum, encodes the following:
- a CDS encoding lycopene cyclase domain-containing protein, whose product is MDSDRAARLVAATFALGVLALWATVAGVVPPSAGLAAVVWIATALAVAAGPTDRASGRLALGGAVGGVVLGVAAVVEPLAAVPLPDIGVLGPYTYLATEVVFGSFALGLLVRAGRGALRRTAVTVAVVYPLAYVWDWYTLEVGVFAIPLRTGVEFVGIPLEEHIFMVVVPALVLGVHETLHGRREST
- a CDS encoding UbiA family prenyltransferase, whose translation is MAEATHASEEVPVVRALLSQVHPVFMLPPLSASLFGGVFAGSVDPVAAGAHVAALFFAVYTAHVKDGYVDFHVRGEDDSHPLSAPACRRALAGSTVGFLGALAAVWALAGPGAAALTAPTWALGYFHAPQLDTDTVGATMGYPTGIALGLLGGFYVQAGRLTPAVVGLAGVFLLFLSGIKVIDDAQDFEYDRSIDKRTVAVVLGERGAYRAAYALMATGMVAVVALALGLRAIPPTAGLAAVVFGAVALLARRADPELATMLLIRGSYLFLAVLVAAVWFRPLS